The Spirosoma foliorum genome has a window encoding:
- a CDS encoding PPK2 family polyphosphate kinase — protein sequence MKDFKIDRFRHDGDKSFKLKKEPTKVDDLYEDDAHYEALLRQQAAEIDKWQERMYAHNRYGLVVVFQALDAAGKDGTIQHVFTGTNPAGVRVYSFKRPTDQELDHDFLWRSWRELPERGMIGIFNRSYYEEVLVTKVHPEILTLSQRLPEKATEDLDKLFKHRYEAIRDMEQFLYRNGFPTVKFYLHVSKEEQADRLIARIQDQEKNWKFEEGDVKERDFWDDYQEAYETCISETATDNSPWYVIPADDKKNMRLLVGRIIIEELKKLPITNPEPDEKRFKELQKLIAVIKAQ from the coding sequence GTGAAAGACTTCAAAATCGATCGATTCCGCCATGATGGCGACAAATCATTTAAACTGAAAAAAGAGCCGACCAAAGTAGATGACCTCTATGAAGACGACGCTCATTATGAGGCCTTACTTCGGCAGCAGGCAGCAGAAATTGATAAGTGGCAGGAGCGGATGTATGCCCACAATCGCTATGGATTGGTGGTTGTGTTTCAGGCATTGGATGCTGCCGGAAAAGATGGAACCATTCAGCATGTATTTACGGGTACCAATCCGGCTGGCGTTCGGGTCTATTCATTCAAACGCCCGACGGACCAGGAACTTGATCACGATTTTTTATGGCGTAGCTGGCGCGAACTGCCCGAACGCGGCATGATCGGGATTTTTAATCGGTCGTATTATGAAGAAGTATTGGTGACGAAAGTTCACCCTGAAATCCTGACACTGAGTCAGCGATTACCCGAAAAAGCGACCGAAGATTTAGATAAACTCTTTAAGCATCGCTACGAAGCCATTCGGGATATGGAGCAGTTTCTGTACCGAAATGGCTTTCCAACGGTTAAGTTTTATCTGCACGTTTCGAAAGAAGAACAGGCCGATCGGCTGATTGCCCGGATTCAGGATCAGGAGAAAAACTGGAAATTTGAGGAGGGTGATGTCAAAGAGCGGGATTTCTGGGACGATTATCAGGAGGCTTATGAAACCTGCATTTCTGAAACGGCTACCGATAATTCCCCCTGGTACGTTATCCCCGCCGATGATAAAAAGAATATGCGGTTACTGGTAGGTCGAATTATCATCGAAGAACTCAAAAAACTGCCGATTACCAATCCTGAGCCAGACGAAAAACGCTTTAAAGAATTACAGAAACTAATTGCGGTTATTAAGGCTCAGTAA
- a CDS encoding polysaccharide biosynthesis C-terminal domain-containing protein produces the protein MSTFKKLASDTALYGISTILGRLLNYALVPIQTYAFQKPSAMASNVELYGWIGVLLVVYTLGLETAFFRFIARSKNQPIEEKNRIFNQSLSIVACISVVSSLLLYSLATPITNWLHYPGQERFVQWSALLVAIDAIVAIPFARLRVENRAREFVGAKITNIVIVVALNIFFLIFAKDIYEGKYLTSLQPIADLIYNPKIGPGYTFLANLIGNALYFIIIRKAFTGFRFQFDKAQSWALLAYAFPIMLTNLASVLNLLTDRLFLRHLLPAGFYPGLSSEAVLGIYGNCLKLSVFMALAIQSFKFAADPFFFSQAEDKNAPTLLANVTKWFIIVCVLIWVGVSLNLDLLGQLFLRSKEYRVGLNVVPLLLLGNLLLGVYYNISFWFKLSDKTSYGTLITVIGTAVTIGLNLLLIPVIGYMGCAVAFSVSSFVMMLICYLLGEKYYPVPYHVGSAIGYVLGAGLLIYASWHFPISNLWVAVPVHTALFGLFLILIIFIERDTFQPALVRFRNRRNKPDKINS, from the coding sequence ATGAGTACGTTTAAAAAATTAGCGAGCGATACAGCGCTTTATGGTATTAGTACGATTCTGGGGCGATTACTCAATTACGCACTCGTACCGATTCAAACCTACGCCTTCCAAAAACCATCGGCTATGGCATCCAATGTCGAGCTGTATGGCTGGATTGGGGTATTGCTCGTTGTGTACACACTTGGTCTGGAAACGGCTTTTTTTCGATTTATTGCCCGTTCCAAAAATCAGCCTATCGAAGAGAAAAACCGCATTTTTAACCAGTCATTGAGTATTGTTGCCTGTATCAGTGTAGTATCTTCGCTGCTTCTGTACAGTCTGGCCACGCCCATCACAAATTGGCTACACTATCCTGGCCAGGAGCGATTTGTGCAATGGTCGGCGCTACTGGTTGCCATTGATGCCATTGTGGCGATTCCCTTTGCCCGACTTCGGGTCGAGAATCGAGCCCGCGAGTTTGTTGGCGCAAAAATTACGAACATCGTTATTGTCGTTGCGCTGAATATCTTCTTCCTGATTTTCGCCAAAGACATTTATGAAGGTAAATACCTCACCTCATTACAACCAATAGCCGATTTAATCTACAACCCCAAGATTGGTCCTGGCTATACCTTTCTGGCCAATTTAATCGGCAACGCTCTTTACTTTATTATTATCCGAAAAGCATTTACCGGATTCCGATTCCAGTTTGATAAAGCACAAAGCTGGGCACTGCTGGCTTATGCCTTCCCGATTATGCTCACCAATCTGGCAAGCGTGCTGAATTTACTGACCGACCGGCTATTCTTACGCCATTTACTTCCAGCGGGTTTTTATCCCGGCTTATCATCAGAAGCCGTGCTAGGTATTTATGGGAACTGCCTGAAACTATCCGTTTTTATGGCGCTGGCGATTCAATCGTTCAAGTTTGCTGCGGACCCATTCTTTTTCTCGCAGGCCGAAGACAAAAACGCACCAACCTTGCTGGCTAATGTTACGAAGTGGTTTATCATCGTTTGCGTACTGATCTGGGTTGGTGTCAGCCTGAATCTTGATTTACTTGGCCAGTTGTTTTTGCGGTCAAAAGAATACCGGGTTGGCCTCAATGTCGTGCCGCTACTTTTGCTGGGCAATCTGCTGCTGGGCGTTTATTACAACATTTCGTTCTGGTTTAAACTGAGCGACAAAACGAGCTACGGCACGCTGATTACCGTTATTGGAACTGCTGTAACAATTGGCCTAAATTTGCTGCTGATACCCGTTATAGGGTATATGGGTTGCGCTGTGGCGTTTTCCGTATCCAGCTTCGTTATGATGTTGATCTGCTACCTATTGGGTGAAAAGTATTATCCGGTGCCTTATCATGTTGGCTCGGCAATCGGCTATGTACTTGGCGCAGGCTTATTGATTTACGCATCCTGGCACTTTCCAATTTCGAACCTTTGGGTGGCTGTGCCTGTCCATACGGCTCTATTCGGCCTCTTCCTTATTCTGATCATTTTCATCGAACGCGATACGTTTCAGCCAGCACTGGTACGCTTCCGAAATCGCAGGAATAAACCTGACAAGATTAATTCGTAG
- a CDS encoding DUF4249 domain-containing protein: MKSILLFSLLAVAILSLDSCTTVIDAQLDTGPVHLSVQGILTNQPGSQTIILTQTAAYFDSSTPPAATSATVTVTDDAGKTYRFLDAKNTGYYVWQPTGKDTLGHIGRTYQLTIGYQGETYRASSKVNPVPPIDSIIFVKRKRSPLSKIEGYRAEFYANDIPNETDYYRVRFFRNGELQNKPNNIITSQDGGFRGNNNGVTDGLTFIVPIRRAINPDSLYALNDNVTVELHSLTLEAINFWQQTRTQITNGGLFATPPVNVPTNIINDNASGRKATGFFMTSAVRTRSASVVPANIRVRED; encoded by the coding sequence ATGAAATCAATTCTGCTATTTTCACTTCTCGCTGTAGCTATTCTCAGTCTGGATAGCTGCACGACAGTTATTGATGCCCAACTCGATACCGGCCCTGTTCATCTTTCGGTGCAGGGTATTCTGACCAATCAGCCCGGTTCGCAAACGATTATTCTGACGCAGACAGCGGCTTATTTTGATAGTAGTACGCCACCTGCGGCTACCAGTGCAACGGTTACTGTAACAGACGACGCAGGAAAGACGTATCGTTTTCTGGATGCGAAAAATACAGGGTATTATGTGTGGCAGCCAACGGGTAAAGACACACTAGGGCACATTGGCCGGACGTATCAACTTACCATTGGTTATCAGGGTGAAACCTATCGGGCTAGTTCGAAAGTAAATCCGGTTCCACCCATAGACTCGATTATTTTTGTGAAGCGAAAACGGAGTCCGTTATCCAAGATAGAAGGCTACCGGGCGGAGTTTTATGCCAACGATATACCGAACGAAACGGACTATTACCGGGTTCGGTTTTTCCGCAATGGCGAGCTGCAAAATAAACCGAATAACATCATTACGTCGCAGGATGGTGGATTTCGGGGTAACAATAATGGCGTTACAGATGGGCTCACGTTTATTGTACCCATTCGCCGGGCCATCAATCCAGATAGCCTGTATGCGCTGAACGATAACGTGACGGTTGAACTCCATTCGCTAACGCTGGAGGCCATTAACTTCTGGCAGCAGACACGAACGCAGATTACCAACGGGGGGCTATTTGCCACACCACCCGTCAATGTGCCAACCAACATCATTAACGATAATGCCAGCGGCCGAAAAGCCACCGGCTTCTTCATGACATCGGCCGTACGAACGCGGAGCGCTAGCGTAGTACCGGCGAATATCCGAGTTCGGGAAGATTGA
- a CDS encoding FG-GAP-like repeat-containing protein yields MKPTSRNSAWLLPIACLCILTSCREKPLFERLDSSETGITFANTITDSDTLNILNYQYIYNGGGVGVGDFNGDQKPDVFFAGNQVSNKLYINETESPDSKLHFKDITQSAGVDGGGRWCSGVSVVDINADGKLDVYISTTLKKKGVQRANLLYVNQGNDADGSPKFREMAVDYGVADTTFTTHSAFFDYDNDGDLDLFVLVDQIADPKNPNNLRTRVDDGTSVNTDRLYRNDFDPKRGHAFFTDVTKQAGVLAEGYGLGMNICDINRDGWKDIYVTNDFATNDVLYINNHNGTFTNRAHESFKHTSSSAMGNDVADINGDGLADIIAVDMLPEDNLRKKSLMGPSSYYAYQEWDRLGYEHQYARNTLQLNQGVRPIDTSHVGMPIFSEISMLSGVAETEWSWAPLLADFDHDGYRDLLITNGFPRDVTDRDFTNYYSSVNTYLNDGLRKELTEKIPRVKVSDYAYRNRGNSGGPVFENVTDLWGLSEPNFANGAAYADFDGDGDLDYIVNNIDDEAFVYRNTLTNKKSEQAHYLRIRFQGDGANVMGLGAIVEYELPDGRKEFYEHTPYRGFLSSVEPIAHLGLGKIKTIKNLKVTWPGGRVQIFPDVNADQTITVKATDAKPGEANEIVAAPKTLLKDVTADLGITYKHEETDIIDFNLQKTLLHKLTEYGPALAVGDVNGDGLADMVVGGSSKYSTELLLQQPNGHFVLKPLPTKLSEDAGLLLFDADADGDLDLYAASGSPEFPVDQIAAALRHRLYVNDGKGNFTLDANALPNFQLNASCVKASDFDKDGDLDLFVGGRVEPYKYPMAVPSYILRNDSKKGQPHFTDVTKEVAPVLAKGGLTCDALWTDFDNDGDEDLLLASEWAPLTMLKNDKGHLQPLDNSGLSDKLGFWNSLTPGDFDNDGDIDYLAGNMGQNTLLRASTERPVRIYAGDFDNNGFYDAFPTVYFKNAKGQYEEYPYFGWDDMIKQMIGIKKRYLKYAPFGQATISQILTEDERNQALKLTANYTQSSYIENKGNGKFEIRPLPIMAQTAPLFGMTAQDVDGDGNLDAVLVGNEHGSDMVGGRMDAFNGLVLKGDGKGGFSPLTMDQTGFFVPGNAKALVSFPDAQGHCRLAVTENRGPLRVFAVQQPQTFAPIDTKATSVTIRLKNGHTRRQEIPFGTSFYGQSARGVWLLPGEELVKK; encoded by the coding sequence ATGAAACCAACCTCTCGAAATAGCGCATGGCTGTTGCCCATCGCATGCTTGTGTATACTTACTTCATGCCGTGAAAAACCCCTCTTTGAGCGGCTCGACTCTTCCGAAACGGGTATAACCTTCGCCAATACGATTACTGATAGCGATACGCTCAACATTCTTAATTACCAGTACATATACAATGGTGGTGGCGTTGGTGTTGGCGATTTCAATGGTGACCAAAAACCAGATGTGTTCTTCGCCGGAAATCAGGTTTCGAACAAACTCTACATTAACGAAACGGAATCGCCCGATAGCAAACTGCACTTCAAAGACATTACGCAGTCGGCGGGGGTTGATGGCGGGGGCCGGTGGTGCTCGGGCGTATCGGTTGTTGATATCAATGCCGATGGCAAGCTGGATGTATACATATCCACTACGCTCAAAAAAAAGGGGGTACAGCGCGCTAACCTGTTGTATGTCAATCAGGGAAATGATGCAGATGGTTCGCCTAAATTCCGGGAAATGGCCGTCGATTATGGCGTTGCCGATACAACCTTTACAACGCACTCTGCCTTTTTCGACTACGATAACGATGGCGACTTAGACCTGTTCGTACTTGTTGATCAGATTGCCGATCCTAAAAACCCAAACAACCTGCGTACACGAGTAGACGACGGCACTTCTGTCAACACCGACCGCCTGTATCGGAACGATTTCGACCCTAAACGGGGTCATGCATTCTTTACGGATGTGACCAAACAAGCTGGCGTTCTGGCTGAAGGCTATGGACTCGGCATGAACATTTGCGATATCAATCGGGATGGCTGGAAAGACATTTACGTAACCAACGATTTCGCGACGAATGATGTGCTCTACATTAATAATCACAATGGCACGTTTACCAATCGCGCACACGAGTCGTTCAAACACACCAGTTCATCGGCCATGGGAAATGATGTGGCCGACATTAACGGCGATGGTCTAGCCGACATTATAGCCGTCGATATGTTGCCCGAAGACAACCTGCGCAAAAAGAGTTTGATGGGCCCCAGCAGCTACTATGCCTATCAGGAGTGGGACAGACTAGGCTATGAGCATCAGTATGCCCGTAATACCCTGCAACTGAATCAGGGCGTACGACCTATTGATACATCGCACGTGGGCATGCCTATTTTTAGTGAAATCAGTATGCTATCGGGGGTAGCCGAAACCGAATGGAGTTGGGCACCACTGCTAGCTGATTTTGACCACGATGGCTACCGGGATTTATTAATTACCAACGGTTTCCCCCGCGACGTAACCGACCGCGATTTTACGAATTATTACAGCTCCGTCAATACGTACCTGAACGATGGACTTCGCAAGGAATTGACCGAAAAAATACCCAGAGTGAAAGTTAGCGACTATGCGTACCGAAATCGGGGTAATTCTGGCGGTCCGGTTTTTGAGAACGTAACCGACCTTTGGGGATTGAGTGAACCAAATTTCGCGAATGGAGCCGCCTATGCCGATTTTGATGGTGATGGCGATCTCGATTACATCGTCAATAATATCGACGACGAAGCGTTCGTCTACCGAAATACCCTGACCAATAAAAAATCCGAACAGGCGCATTATCTCCGCATCCGATTCCAGGGCGACGGAGCCAATGTAATGGGTTTGGGAGCCATCGTTGAGTATGAATTACCCGATGGCCGAAAAGAATTTTATGAACATACGCCGTACCGGGGCTTCCTGTCGAGCGTTGAACCCATCGCGCACCTTGGTTTAGGCAAGATCAAGACCATCAAGAATCTAAAAGTAACCTGGCCGGGTGGACGTGTCCAGATTTTCCCGGATGTCAATGCCGATCAGACGATTACAGTGAAGGCAACTGATGCGAAGCCGGGAGAAGCCAATGAGATTGTTGCGGCTCCTAAAACCCTATTGAAAGACGTTACGGCCGATTTAGGCATCACCTACAAGCATGAGGAAACCGACATCATTGACTTCAATCTGCAAAAAACCTTACTCCACAAACTCACGGAATACGGCCCTGCATTAGCCGTAGGTGATGTAAATGGCGATGGTTTGGCAGATATGGTTGTTGGCGGAAGCTCTAAATATTCAACCGAATTGCTGCTTCAGCAACCTAATGGGCATTTTGTTCTGAAGCCACTACCAACCAAGCTATCCGAAGATGCCGGGCTTCTGTTGTTCGATGCCGATGCTGATGGCGATCTGGACTTGTATGCCGCTAGCGGAAGTCCTGAATTTCCAGTCGACCAAATAGCCGCAGCATTGCGCCATCGGCTTTATGTGAACGACGGGAAAGGCAACTTTACTCTAGATGCCAATGCATTGCCAAACTTCCAGCTCAATGCTTCCTGTGTAAAAGCATCTGACTTCGACAAAGATGGTGACCTCGATTTATTTGTTGGCGGTCGGGTTGAGCCATACAAATACCCGATGGCTGTTCCTAGTTATATTCTCCGTAACGACAGCAAAAAAGGGCAACCTCATTTTACCGACGTCACGAAAGAAGTAGCTCCAGTTCTGGCAAAAGGCGGTCTGACCTGTGATGCTCTCTGGACAGATTTTGACAATGATGGCGACGAGGATCTCCTATTGGCCAGCGAATGGGCACCACTCACGATGCTCAAGAATGACAAAGGTCATTTGCAGCCGCTCGACAACAGTGGCCTGTCCGATAAACTGGGCTTCTGGAACTCCCTGACACCCGGCGATTTCGACAACGATGGCGATATAGATTATCTGGCGGGCAATATGGGCCAAAACACCCTACTCCGCGCCAGCACCGAACGGCCTGTGCGTATCTACGCTGGCGATTTCGACAACAACGGTTTCTACGACGCATTCCCAACCGTTTATTTCAAAAACGCCAAAGGTCAATACGAGGAATATCCGTACTTCGGCTGGGACGATATGATCAAACAGATGATCGGGATCAAAAAGCGATACCTCAAATACGCTCCCTTCGGCCAAGCCACCATCAGTCAGATCTTAACCGAAGACGAACGCAATCAGGCACTGAAACTGACCGCCAATTATACGCAGAGCAGCTATATTGAAAATAAGGGCAACGGAAAATTTGAGATTCGGCCTTTACCAATTATGGCACAGACAGCCCCTCTATTTGGCATGACTGCTCAGGATGTTGATGGCGATGGAAATCTGGACGCTGTCCTTGTGGGCAATGAACACGGTAGCGATATGGTGGGAGGCCGCATGGATGCCTTTAATGGGCTGGTGCTGAAAGGCGATGGCAAAGGTGGGTTCTCACCACTTACGATGGACCAAACTGGCTTCTTTGTTCCGGGTAATGCCAAAGCGCTGGTTAGTTTCCCCGACGCTCAGGGTCATTGCCGACTGGCGGTAACTGAGAACCGAGGTCCGTTACGGGTATTTGCCGTACAACAACCGCAAACATTTGCCCCGATAGATACCAAAGCAACATCCGTTACGATTCGCCTGAAAAACGGACACACCCGACGACAGGAAATTCCGTTCGGAACTTCGTTCTACGGACAATCAGCGCGGGGGGTTTGGTTATTACCGGGAGAAGAGCTTGTAAAGAAGTAG
- a CDS encoding TonB-dependent receptor gives MKHSSIHWLYGLLLICLPLQSSLAQGSLTTNTIGKGQEKGARSAGFTVSGYIKDATNGEGLIGVSVYVKETSTGAVTNSYGFFAVTLPAGTYNVVISYVGYEKQTKVVDLTAHDVRLDLELKQEGKQLQEVVVSTTREDDNVKNIEMSVNKIDVKTLKRIPALLGEVDVIRSIQLLPGVSTVGEGATGFNVRGGSIDQNLVLLDEAPVYNSSHLFGFFSVFNPDAVKDVKLIKGGIPSNYGGRIASILDVRLKEGNAKKPEVNGGIGLIFSRLSYERPLFKGKGSFIVAARRSYADILAQPFLNSDLKGAKFYFYDLTAKGNYHINDKNTVFLSGYLGRDVFGSDFGFNWGNTTLSARWNHVFSNRLFLNTTAYYSNYDYSLNTDLKQKTPNDYFKTDSRILDYSIKPDFSFFLGKNTITFGGQAIVHDFQPGTATAASAGSVRSFGIANKHALESALYIGNEQQTTPKLQLQYGLRYSLFQYKGPGEAYTFQTNVPLGTRREVVTTVDYKGSDVIKTYGNWEPRFAAKYDLTDNSSLKLSYNRLAQYIHLISNTTASTPLDIWTPSTNNIKPQIADQIAGGYFKNFGRSGNEFEASVEVYYKWLQNQIDYIDGASLILNKYLEGDLLSGKGRAYGAEFFVKRNTGVVNGWISYTLAKTERQVDGINNNNWYPTRYDKRHTLTSVLLFDPPNAKRWNFSATFTYASGTPGTFPTGRFVFDGHVEPIYEGRNNYRIPAYHRLDLAATLQGRKRPGKRKEDNWVFSVYNAYARKNAFSVYFQPNADNPQVTQAIRYSVFATIIPSVTYNFKF, from the coding sequence ATGAAACATAGTTCTATACACTGGTTATACGGTCTACTACTGATTTGTCTGCCTCTCCAAAGCAGTCTGGCACAAGGCTCACTAACGACGAATACCATTGGTAAAGGGCAGGAAAAAGGTGCCCGATCTGCTGGCTTCACAGTAAGTGGGTATATTAAAGATGCGACTAATGGCGAGGGCCTGATTGGGGTATCGGTTTATGTAAAAGAAACCAGCACCGGGGCCGTCACAAATAGCTATGGATTCTTCGCAGTCACGTTACCAGCAGGTACTTATAACGTTGTGATCAGCTACGTTGGTTACGAAAAACAGACCAAAGTAGTTGACCTGACTGCGCATGACGTTCGCCTTGATCTTGAACTGAAACAGGAGGGAAAGCAGCTTCAGGAGGTTGTTGTTTCGACAACACGTGAAGACGACAACGTCAAGAATATTGAAATGAGCGTCAACAAGATTGACGTGAAAACGCTGAAACGGATTCCGGCGCTGTTAGGGGAAGTTGACGTAATCAGAAGTATTCAATTGTTGCCTGGCGTATCGACAGTAGGTGAGGGGGCCACTGGGTTCAACGTTCGGGGCGGCAGTATCGACCAGAATCTGGTGCTGCTGGACGAAGCTCCGGTTTATAATTCATCCCACTTGTTTGGTTTCTTCTCGGTTTTTAATCCCGATGCGGTAAAAGATGTAAAGCTGATTAAAGGTGGTATTCCCTCAAACTATGGCGGACGGATTGCCTCAATTCTGGATGTTCGTCTGAAAGAAGGGAATGCCAAGAAACCAGAGGTAAATGGCGGAATTGGCCTGATATTTAGTCGATTGTCGTATGAGCGCCCACTGTTCAAGGGCAAAGGATCGTTCATTGTGGCCGCCCGTCGTTCATATGCCGATATTCTGGCTCAGCCTTTTTTGAACAGCGATCTAAAAGGAGCGAAATTCTATTTTTACGATCTGACGGCGAAAGGCAATTACCACATCAACGATAAAAATACCGTCTTTTTATCGGGCTATCTAGGCCGCGATGTATTCGGGTCAGATTTTGGATTCAACTGGGGCAACACTACGCTTTCTGCCCGCTGGAATCACGTATTTAGTAATCGCCTGTTTCTGAACACAACGGCTTATTACAGCAACTACGATTATTCGCTGAACACCGACCTGAAACAGAAAACGCCAAACGACTATTTCAAAACGGATTCCCGTATTCTGGATTATAGTATCAAACCTGATTTCTCCTTTTTTCTGGGTAAGAACACGATCACCTTTGGCGGACAGGCCATCGTGCATGACTTCCAGCCCGGTACCGCTACGGCCGCCAGTGCGGGAAGCGTTCGCTCGTTCGGGATTGCGAATAAACATGCCCTCGAAAGCGCGCTTTACATTGGTAACGAGCAGCAAACAACGCCTAAACTGCAACTCCAGTACGGGCTGCGGTATTCCCTCTTTCAGTACAAAGGACCGGGTGAGGCCTATACATTCCAGACGAATGTGCCGCTCGGAACCCGGCGTGAGGTGGTTACAACAGTGGATTATAAGGGGAGTGATGTCATAAAAACCTATGGAAACTGGGAGCCCCGTTTTGCCGCCAAGTACGATCTGACTGATAACAGCTCACTAAAGCTGAGTTATAATCGGCTGGCGCAGTACATTCACCTGATTTCTAATACCACAGCGTCAACTCCGCTGGATATCTGGACACCCTCGACCAATAATATTAAGCCACAGATTGCAGACCAGATTGCTGGTGGATATTTCAAAAACTTTGGGCGCTCAGGGAATGAATTCGAAGCGTCGGTTGAGGTGTATTACAAATGGTTGCAAAACCAGATTGACTACATCGACGGGGCTAGCCTGATCCTGAATAAATACCTCGAAGGTGATTTGCTGAGTGGAAAAGGCCGGGCTTACGGCGCTGAGTTTTTCGTGAAACGAAACACGGGTGTCGTGAATGGCTGGATTAGCTACACGTTGGCCAAAACCGAACGGCAGGTGGATGGTATCAACAATAACAATTGGTACCCAACCCGGTACGACAAACGCCACACCTTAACCTCGGTGTTGTTGTTCGACCCGCCTAATGCGAAACGCTGGAATTTCTCGGCCACATTTACCTATGCCAGTGGTACGCCCGGTACCTTCCCAACGGGCCGGTTTGTGTTTGATGGGCACGTAGAGCCTATCTACGAAGGCCGCAACAACTACCGGATTCCTGCTTACCACCGGCTCGATCTGGCAGCAACCTTACAAGGACGCAAACGACCCGGCAAACGTAAAGAGGACAACTGGGTTTTCTCGGTTTATAACGCCTACGCGCGTAAAAATGCGTTCTCGGTGTATTTCCAGCCGAACGCCGACAATCCCCAGGTTACTCAGGCCATTCGGTACTCCGTATTTGCGACAATCATTCCTTCGGTGACGTATAATTTCAAATTCTAA
- the msrA gene encoding peptide-methionine (S)-S-oxide reductase MsrA, which yields MTTNQSANLAKATFGTGCFWCTEALYESLDGVIDAVSGYEGGHKVNPTYKEVCTGETGHAECVEITYDPSKITYQEMLEAFFRSHDPTSLNRQGNDIGTQYRSVIFYHNDEQKQLAETAKAELDKSGAYDKPIVTEITPAETFYEAEAYHQSYFANNPNQGYCAFVVAPKVDKFRKVFKEKLKPALQN from the coding sequence ATGACGACAAATCAATCGGCCAATCTGGCCAAAGCAACATTTGGAACAGGCTGTTTCTGGTGTACAGAAGCCCTTTATGAATCGCTGGATGGGGTTATTGATGCCGTATCGGGCTACGAAGGTGGTCATAAAGTCAATCCTACGTATAAAGAGGTTTGCACTGGTGAAACTGGCCATGCCGAGTGTGTAGAAATCACGTATGACCCCAGCAAAATCACGTATCAGGAAATGCTGGAAGCCTTTTTCCGGAGCCACGACCCAACGTCATTGAATCGTCAGGGCAACGACATTGGTACGCAGTATCGGTCTGTGATTTTTTATCATAACGATGAACAAAAGCAACTGGCCGAAACAGCCAAAGCGGAACTAGATAAATCAGGCGCTTATGATAAGCCAATCGTAACGGAAATTACCCCCGCCGAAACGTTCTACGAAGCCGAAGCTTACCACCAGAGCTATTTTGCCAATAATCCTAACCAAGGCTATTGCGCGTTCGTAGTTGCGCCCAAAGTAGACAAGTTCCGCAAGGTTTTCAAAGAGAAATTGAAACCTGCTTTACAAAACTAA